The following proteins come from a genomic window of Platichthys flesus chromosome 1, fPlaFle2.1, whole genome shotgun sequence:
- the LOC133955161 gene encoding adhesion G-protein coupled receptor G1-like yields MEDLSNTLKRGRNYNLIETLLDLEDLLEEVDVDRNMNMYFPHAVFLLQKPNGPFEGLKIQASQNESSSDGNITNAQVNVQLPRELDAGPKNSIAFCLLTWPETNMTTSGASDELYKNTMVGLSVRHKKISGLQEPVNITMNLNIGINETRVPRCVFYDVTTRAYSSSGCVTLWERGQEHITCSCDHLTYFGVLMVSAPLTDLDQEILTYISQIGCSLSVIALVFTVLIFITNRKLREDVSMKIHVNLAIALILLNLHFLPSHIVAAQSSTGLCLYMALFLHYSLLATFSWMALEGFHIYLLIVKVFNIYIKKYMLKLALVGWGIPAIIVALVVIIDRDAYGHVALNSSKPNSTAICYIANDIVKVVTTMGVFGLVFIFNMIMFGLTVRRVVSLHHSKEFGTIDFDRAKRDTCTLLGVTTLLGLTWGLVLFSFGSLTVPGLYLFCILNSLQGVFIFLWSVMSLRKHRKSATVSVTQSTKS; encoded by the exons ATGGAGGATCTAAGCAACActttgaaaagaggaagaaattaCAACCTAATTGA GACCTTGCTGGATTTGGAAGACCTTCTTGAGGAAGTCGACGTGGATAGAAATATGAACATGTATTTCCCACATGCGGTGTTTCTCCTGCAGAAGCCAAATGGCCCCTTTGAAGGCCTGAAAATTCAAGCCAGCCAGAATGAG TCATCGTCAGACGGGAATATCACCAACGCCCAAGTGAATGTTCAACTGCCTAGAGAGTTGGATGCTGGACCAAAGAACTCAATTGCATTTTGCCTGCTTACCTGGCCGGAAACAAATATG ACGACATCGGGAGCCTCAGATGAACTGTATAAGAACACAATGGTTGGCCTGAGTGTGCGTCATAAGAAGATTTCAGGACTACAGGAACCGGTCAACATCACCATGAATCTTAATATCGGCATAAAT GAGACCCGAGTCCCCAGGTGTGTGTTTTACGATGTCACAACACGTG CATATAGCAGTAGTGGCTGTGTAACCCTTTGGGAGCGTGGTCAGGAACACATCACCTGCTCCTGTGATCACCTCACATACTTCGGCGTGCTCATG GTGTCTGCTCCCCTTACAGACTTGGACCAAGAGATCCTGACATATATTAGTCAGATTGGCTGTAGTCTTTCTGTCATTGCCCTGGTCTTCACTGTTTTAATCTTCATCACAAACAG AAAGCTCAGAGAAGATGTCTCCATGAAGATCCATGTCAACCTGGCCATTGCGCTGATTTTGCTCAACCTACATTTCCTCCCCAGTCATATAGTGGCAGCACAGTCCTCCACCGGGCTTTGCCTGTACATGGCTCTATTTCTTCATTACTCCCTGCTGGCCACATTCAGCTGGATGGCCTTGGAGGGTTTCCACATCTACCTTCTCATAGTCAAAGTCTTCAATATCTATATCAAGAAATACATGCTCAAACTCGCTCTCGTAGGTTGGG GTATTCCTGCAATCATTGTGGCCCTGGTGGTCATCATAGACAGAGACGCCTATGGTCACGTTGCTTTGAACTCATCTAAACCCAACAGCACTGCAAT ATGCTATATTGCCAACGACATAGTAAAAGTGGTGACTACAATGGGAGTATTTGGCTTGGTGTTCATCTTTAACATGATCATGTTTGGGTTGACAGTCAGACGTGTTGTGAGTCTCCACCATAGTAAAGAG TTTGGGACGATTGACTTTGACAGAGCCAAGCGAGACACCTGTACCCTGCTGGGTGTCACCACTCTGCTCGGCCTCACCTGGGGCCTGGTCTTATTTTCATTTGGCTCCCTGACGGTCCCTGGCCTCTACCTCTTCTGCATCCTGAACTCACTGCAAG GTGTCTTCATCTTCCTGTGGTCTGTGATGTCTTTGAGAAAGCACAGAAAGTCAGCGACTGTGAGCGTAACACAAAGCACCAAAAGCTAA
- the LOC133955152 gene encoding adhesion G-protein coupled receptor G5-like, producing the protein MGSNVNCETFIHCINPTFRGSTMVPLLLILLLPNSLADQVCINITNVYNMDITVTNATIVVDRSSNVKCSVGADGCIFVCTFNTTSFNGSSVCLEATVKKYPFKVDYIIQQYSNCTRYLCNESDIVPLIGTLHTPSSYQKEMMQLVYIRDSCPVLFDNSKEVKMAFITAEKQIIHNIIKASKFETEGSILYNLTAFSLDVLNISAASLSSSGDSWIRLEAPQLSPQMVSPVPEICMPVGSLQSIQDEERIIGLVSYMQHGSFKLEQEEFSSMVLRIELLGGRRLQNLPVPINMTFRAAADTNDTLLCHYLDEQAWLWKTDGCQTVRNNQSYIICSCNHATAFAVLLTRPKQLAEVHWKILSNISYIGCGLSAFFTALSILWYVFSRNQKMDFSISIHVSLSGALFLLNSTFLLTEWGAKVGVDGVCVFVAAFMHYSLLCCFTWMAIEALHLYLMLIKVFNTYYKHYLVKLSLLGWGIPGVIVAVSLAVKDVKQFYGVTQMSMADTNQTNAICWITDDSFFYSLNLAYFTLTFIFNSGILITVASRICKLQPRLGTKTGGNAGRDLDTCKNGFTVMGLTCLLGTTWGLAFLGSGYVNYPILYLFCILNSTQGFFIFLWICLSAKKQRKQVMEDKMTSATVNTSGIKSD; encoded by the exons ATGGGTTCAAATGTAAACTGTGAGACTTTCATTCATTGCATTAATCCAACATTCAGAGGAAGCACAATGGTTCCCTTACTACTGATACTGCTGCTTCCAAACTCACTGGCTGATCAAG TTTGCATCAACATTACAAACGTTTACAACATGGACATCACCGTAACAAACGCTACAATCGTTGTTGACCGGTCCAGTAATGTGAAATGCAGCGTGGGTGCTGATGGATGCATCTTTGTATGCACGTTCAACACGACATCGTTCAATGGATCGTCTGTTTGCTTGGAAGCCACAGTGAAAAAATACCCTTTCAAGGTTGATTACATCATACAACAGT ACAGCAACTGTACACGATACTTGTGCAATGAGAGCGATATCGTGCCATTGATTGGCACTCTGCATACTCCCAGCTCCTATCAGAAGGAAATGATGCAACTCGTATACATCAGAGATTCCTGTCCAGTTCTGTTCGACAATAGTAAAGAAGTTAAGATGGCCTTCATAAC AGCggaaaaacaaataatccaCAACATCATCAAAGCATCCAAGTTTGAGACTGAGGGCTCCATACTTTACAACCTGACCGCCTTTTCCCTGGATGTGTTGAATATCAGTGCGGCTagcctcagctcctctggagaCAGCTGGATCCGGCTGGAAGCTCCACAG CTGTCGCCTCAGATGGTGTCACCTGTCCCTGAGATTTGTATGCCTGTGGGTAGCCTACAATCCATCCAAGATGAGGAGAGGATTATTGGTTTGGTCAGCTACATGCAGCACGGCTCGttcaaa CTTGAACAGGAGGAGTTCTCATCGATGGTTCTCAGGATTGAACTACTGGGTGGACGACGCTTACAGAATCTGCCTGTGCCAATCAATATGACTTTCAGAGCCGCTGCAGACACA aATGACACCCTACTGTGTCACTATTTGGATGAACAAG CTTGGCTGTGGAAAACAGATGGATGTCAGACTGTCAGGAACAACCAAAGTTACATTATTTGCAGCTGCAACCATGCAACAGCCTTTGCCGTCCTTCTG acAAGACCGAAACAACTTGCAGAGGTCCACTGGAAAATTCTCTCAAACATCAGTTACATAGGCTGCGGCCTGTCTGCCTTCTTCACTGCTTTGTCCATTCTGTGGTACGTCTTTAGTAG aaACCAAAAAATGGATTTTTCCATTTCTATTCATGTATCTCTGAGCGGAGCCTTATTTCTTCTCAATTCAACCTTCCTGCTGACTGAGTGGGGGGCCAAGGTGGGGGTAGACGGGGTGTGCGTGTTTGTTGCAGCTTTCATGCATTACTCCCTGCTCTGCTGTTTCACCTGGATGGCTATCGAGGCACTTCACCTCTATCTCATGCTAATAAAGGTGTTTAACACCTACTACAAACACTACCTGGTCAAGCTGTCCCTACTTGGATGGG GGATCCCTGGTGTAATTGTGGCAGTATCGTTGGCAGTGAAGGACGTCAAACAGTTTTATGGAGTTACACAAATGAGCATGGCCGATACAAACCAAACCAATGCCAT CTGCTGGATCACAGATGACTCCTTCTTCTATTCCTTGAATCTGGCATATTTCACCCTCACATTCATCTTCAATTCTGGCATACTGATAACAGTGGCCTCAAGGATCTGTAAGTTACAGCCAAGGCTTGGAACAAAGACTGGGGGAAATGCAGGGAGAGACCTAGATACCTGCAAGAATGGCTTCACTGTGATGGGTCTCACCTGCCTGCTGGGGACCACCTGGGGCCTGGCCTTTCTGGGCTCAGGATACGTCAACTACCCCATCCTCTACCTCTTCTGCATCCTGAACTCCACACAAG GTTTCTTTATCTTCTTATGGATCTGTCTGTCCgcaaagaagcagaggaagcaaGTAATGGAGGACAAGATGACCTCTGCTACTGTCAACACCTCAGGGATCAAATCGGATTAG